TGTGTAAACCAGACAGTTGTAAAGTATGATTACTATATCAAGTCCAAAACTGTATGTATTCAGTGAATTACTCAGTTCTTTGCTATCCGAGACAAACCTTTCATCGAAGACAGGTGTCAAGTTTGGCTGAAACCGTTTGATATCAATTCTTCTAGCAGGGAAAAATTACCTTCGTCCGAAATAATATGGATTATGTGAGAAAggcaatacaaaaaaaaaaaaaaatgttgagcATTTGGATTCTGgcgagaaaaacaacaaaacaaacaaaagtagactaagaagaaaaaccaaaacagCAAGGTGAAATTGATATCTTCACAAATGAGGCCACTAGTTACGTCGAGACGTTTCTCGAGACGAGATTTTCCGCATCGTAAGAAATAATCCGAAAAGGACTGGACATGTCACTTGCAGCTGGGACTTTGGAACACTagaaagtatttaaaaaaaaataaaaataaaataaataaaactttgCCTCGATGCATACTCTTATTCATCAGACCGACCATCTAACGTACATGGAAATCTTCAGACTGGCGTCTGCGCTTAGCTTCATCAATCAGCGGGACTCTGTTCGTCTTGATCTCCAGCAATACGAGGATCCTCAAGATATTTAAGACGAAGATCACTGCCGCTCAAACCCAATGATCGGAAAGCCTATTTTGGTGAAGGACTTTGGTGTAGATAAAGGCCATGGTTGCGCAAGACTAAAACTTAAAAtggaaaactaaaaaaaaaaacttaaaaaattttaaagttaataaaattaaagaatGCATTGCAAAGACATTGTATTTACTATTACTATATTGAAGGTGCAAGGGACTCCTTAATAGGGAACTTGCTGGGAACCCAAGAATCGTGTGAGCTGGGATTCAATACagttgcaaaacaaaacatttaaatataTTGCCATGCAGGCGCTTATTAATGCTAAAAGTTTCAAGGAAAACCAGGCTTTCATTTTGTCCTTCTCTTTCACCCCATCTATTAAGCAATAATTCCCCAAAAAACTCAACCGGAAGAGGTGCATCCGTAACTCCTGGTTTTACCGATCCACGATCAAGAAGCAAGTACTAACGCCGCATTGCTTATTTTTCGAAACTATAGCATGCAGACCTGATATAGTTCGTAGAACTATCCTCCATATCCTCTTTGTCAAAACGTTGGAGCAGCTCTGACGTTACAAAGTTCGTTTTCCGGTAGGAAGTGGCCACCACCGCACCAAGGTACGGAACAACAAATCCGCATTAGTCCCATCGCAGCACAATTCAATTGACGTCAATACGCAATTACTAGTCGGGAACGGAGTGCCAACCCAGTCAGTTAGTCGACTGTTTTCGCTGTCTGATCGTCATGGGACGCATCTCTTGCTCATTAGTTATGTGCGTGCCATTAGTGTTAAACTTTCTACTTTTCAACAGTTTCGCTTGGGCTTCAAATCACGGTcagaacatttttttgttactgTTGTTGCTTTTTACTTTAGATGAGAAATGGATAATTAaatcaattataaagttaTAGAAGTTAACTGCAATCAACTGAACCAACTTTTGGGTTCGAGCAAAACAATTGACTTATGGGTTGATGGTAGTTGCATCGCTAGAGGCCAGCACGTATTCAGTGGTGTGGTTTCCTCCTTTAAATAATGGGCAACCCTATttaattatgaaaaaaaaaagtttcagTTTAAAACATTCAATGgggatggagaaaaaaaaaagattgtcGATTTCACGGATTAAACTTTTCTTACTGTTAACATTAGGCGTAGGTGATACGTTGGATAATAACTTGGTGGCTTCCGTGCAACCGCTGGGAAGTTATTCTGACGTTGATGCGTTCCTACGCGGTTGCATGCAAAACTACGGATCGAAGGCAGTGCGCCGCGTCAAGGTACTATACTATTCGATTATGGCTCCTTTCCTGCCGGTACAATCCTTGACCACAGagtaggaaaacaaaaaaacttatgCATACAGtatatcaataaataaaagaaaaaacaaatcataatAATACAGTCACTGTGTCGTCGTCTTCACAGGATCAATGGGCACAGACGGGCGTCTGTTTGGAGAGGATTTTCTTCACCGATCACATTGCGAAGCAGAGCGATGGCCTGCTGATTCGCATTCCGTCGGACAACAGGACGACAACGAGCATGAATGATGCGCCCATTACGAGCCTATGCAATAAGTATTCAGATCACATATACAGTTAGATACAGGCTCCATAAAGTACATCGAACTGGTCGAATAAATGT
This genomic interval from Daphnia magna isolate NIES linkage group LG8, ASM2063170v1.1, whole genome shotgun sequence contains the following:
- the LOC116928834 gene encoding uncharacterized protein LOC116928834, which codes for MGRISCSLVMCVPLVLNFLLFNSFAWASNHGVGDTLDNNLVASVQPLGSYSDVDAFLRGCMQNYGSKAVRRVKDQWAQTGVCLERIFFTDHIAKQSDGLLIRIPSDNRTTTSMNDAPITSLCNNHIPDIEQCIQSFIVALKGCTAVQGDHDLQSLGYALSGALNYACQHEGERIVRFVAGGGTECLKEPHDADILDCFPLRHSFPHSTARK